CTATGAGCGCGATATTACTCCTTGGGGTATCTCCTATTGCTGCCGCAACAATCATTTCATTATTCTCACTATTACTACTCTTGATTAGTTTTAAAGGCTTTTTAAAATACGCCCACGCTCTAACCGGTCCTTTACTCGCCCTCCCTAAAGGTATCGTATTGGTTATCGGTATTGTCTGCTTTGCGATTTTTCTTGCTGAAGGAACTGTTCTTGATTGGAGCGCAGTCTTTTTAATTGAACACCATGGCCTAAAGGAATCCCTAGGTGGTTTAGGTTTTGCTGCTTTTGCAACCACAATGACTCTTGGCCGCCTAACGGGTGATAAAATTGTGATGCGTGTTGGTTCTGCCCGAGTCGTCTTTTGGGGCGGTTTATTAGCTTGTATTGGTTTTATTATTGCAGTGTTATCACCCTATTTAACCATAGCGATATTAGGCTATGCATTAGTTGGCGCTGGTTGCTCAAACATCGTTCCTGTGATGTTTTCTGCAATAGGAAAACAAAACACCATGCCAGAAGCATTGGCCGTGCCTGCTGTTTCGACTTTGGGCTACCTTGGGATCCTCGCAGGTCCAGCCGCTATTGGCTTTGTTGCTTTCCAGTTCACGTTAGCCGCTGCTTTACTGATGATAGCTGGGTTATTGGTTATTATTGCTTTTGTGACTAAATTGGTCAGAGTTTGAGCTCATTTATGAAAACCATCGTTATAACAGAGGTTTTTTCTCCTTGAATTAGAACTGTATAGAGAAAATGAATCATAGCCATTACTATTTATTGAGATTTCAAATACTCATTCAATAAACTAATATATTTAATTCAATGATTTTTGGTACATTATGACTTCACAAACAAAGAATAATATCATCATTATAGGTGCCGGTATTGTTGGATGCACTCTTGCTTGGTACTTATCTCGTAACTATACAGGAAAAATTACGCTCATTGATAAATCTGACGCTGCGGATGGCGTCACTCAACACGCCTTTGCATGGTTGAATGTTTCCTATGGTCGCCCTAGTGGCTATAGTCAATTCAGAAAGCAGGCTCTGAGTGAATGGCGTTCTCTTGATAAATTAACTCAAGGCAAACTCAACGTGAATTGGTGTGGTGCCATTAGCTGGCAAGCTAACACTGAGGCAACGCATCAATTTATCGAGTCCCATCATAAAACAGGATTCAATATTAAAGCCCTCACTCAGGCACAATTACAGGTTCTTGAGCCCAATTTACGTGTTCTTCCTAAACTTGCTGCCTTTGCACCCGATGAAGCTTATGTTGACCCTGTTTACACCACAAAAACATTACTTGAGCTTGCAATAATCCAAGGTGTTAATTATTTACCGCATACCCATGTACAACAATTACTGAAAGATAATAATAAAATTGTCGGTGTTACAACATCGTTAGGCGATCTATATGCAGATCAAATTATCGTGACGGCAGGCCTTGGGGCTATTGAGCTGTTCAAATCATTGCAGATCCGCCTTCCTATCGCACCTTCTCCTTCAATTATTGCTCATTTCCATGACAGTACCGCGACGCCAGCGATGAAACATATTATTTCTACACCAGAAATGGAAGTTCGACCAACATTGGATGGAAATACGCTCTGTGCGGAAGACTATATTGATGAACAGCCGGAGCACAGTGCAATGAATATCGCACGAAATGCCTTATCTGTGATCCAAAATTCATTTATAGCTACGAGTACATTAAGTCTAGAAAATGCTTTCATTGGAATGCGACCTATGCCACAAGATGAGATGCCAGTCGTCGGTAAAGTTGCTGATTTCAGTGGTTTATATATTATAAGTATGCACGCCGCTATCACCCTTGCGCCATTAATCTGTCATCTAGCGCAAAAGGAAATAATACATGGCACAGAACAGGCGGCACTTCGCCCATATCGATTAACACGCTTTACATCAGGTAACTGAGACATGAATATACCGCTCTACTATTTAAGGCATTATCAATCGATCGAAAAGACATTTTGGACTTCGATTTGTGAACATAGCATACAAATCGAACAGCATACCATTTGCTACCTTACACCGTTAAATTCGCCTGTATTTAACTTTATCTAT
This portion of the Providencia manganoxydans genome encodes:
- a CDS encoding MFS transporter; its protein translation is MTLSSELLETSPAMPPAKKEQVATRIIFFIAGFATASWAALVPFVKTNTGANDAMLGLLLLCFGVGALVAMPLTGALAAKFGCRRLMVTSTIGFCLILPLLPAISHVSILIASLLLFGIGIGLTDCAMNIQAVIVDKASDKPIMSGFHGFYSVGGIAGAGAMSAILLLGVSPIAAATIISLFSLLLLLISFKGFLKYAHALTGPLLALPKGIVLVIGIVCFAIFLAEGTVLDWSAVFLIEHHGLKESLGGLGFAAFATTMTLGRLTGDKIVMRVGSARVVFWGGLLACIGFIIAVLSPYLTIAILGYALVGAGCSNIVPVMFSAIGKQNTMPEALAVPAVSTLGYLGILAGPAAIGFVAFQFTLAAALLMIAGLLVIIAFVTKLVRV
- a CDS encoding NAD(P)/FAD-dependent oxidoreductase, which gives rise to MTSQTKNNIIIIGAGIVGCTLAWYLSRNYTGKITLIDKSDAADGVTQHAFAWLNVSYGRPSGYSQFRKQALSEWRSLDKLTQGKLNVNWCGAISWQANTEATHQFIESHHKTGFNIKALTQAQLQVLEPNLRVLPKLAAFAPDEAYVDPVYTTKTLLELAIIQGVNYLPHTHVQQLLKDNNKIVGVTTSLGDLYADQIIVTAGLGAIELFKSLQIRLPIAPSPSIIAHFHDSTATPAMKHIISTPEMEVRPTLDGNTLCAEDYIDEQPEHSAMNIARNALSVIQNSFIATSTLSLENAFIGMRPMPQDEMPVVGKVADFSGLYIISMHAAITLAPLICHLAQKEIIHGTEQAALRPYRLTRFTSGN